The region CGCATCGAGCAGTCGCTGCTTGGCGTCAGGCTGTGACGAATTCATGAATTTGGAATCTTGCGATTGTTTTTTTAGAGTTTCGTCGATACTATCGAGTTAAACACGTGTTTAATACTAACGTAGCTAACGAAATTGGCAATTCTCGATTTTGGGTACCACGAGACGTCCTATGTCGAAGTACACCAGCATTTTAAAGCTGGCTCTCAAGTCGCTCATCTCCCTCTGTCTGGTGGCGGGTGGTGTCGCTGCGGTTGTGTTTCTGGGCCAAGCCAAAACGGAATCGGACCAGCCACCTCCGGAAGACATTCGCTTAGTTGAGCTGAAAGCGATCGAGCCTCACGAGTCCGGCATCACTTTTGACGTCGATGGCGTTGTCGTTCCGTATCGCGAAATCCAGTTGGCTGCCGAAGTCGATGGACGCGTGATCGAAAAATCGGATCAGCTGCGCGTCGGTCGCGTGGTTTCCGCTGGCGAACCGATCGTGCTGATCGACCGCCGAGACTATGACTTGGAACTGGAGCGCCTGCAAGAGGACCTCGATCAAGCGGAAGGGAACATCGCGGAATTGGATGTTCAGATTGCGTCGGCCGAAGGTCAGATCGAGTTGGCTGAACAGAATCTCGTAATTCAAACTCGCTCGACCGATCGAATTCGTAGCCTGGTCAGTCGAAACGCGACCACGGAATCGAGTCTGGATGATGCGCTGCGTGCGGAACTGACGGCGAAGACGTCGCTTCAAACTCAGCGAGACCAGCTGGCGTTGTTAAAGACGTCGAAGAGTCGCCTCGAAAACGCTCGTGATCGGATTCGCTCTGAGGTCGCCGCCGCGCAGTTGATGTTAAGTCGTACGACGATCAAGTCGCCGATCGATGGTGTCGTTGTGGAAGATAACGTCGAACAAGACAGTTACTTGCAAAAGGGAACGTTAATCTGCAAGATCCGCGATACCTCGAAACTCGAGATCAAGTGCAGCCTTCAAGCACACGAAATGAAGTGGCTGTGGGAATCGTCGACAGGTTCGACCGAAACGAAAAAGCGTGGCGCTTACGAACTTCCCCCAACGCCGGTAACGGTGCAGTATCGAATTGGGAACGAAGTGTATGTCTGGGACGGAAAGATTTCTCGCTACGACGGTGGCGAAATCGACCAGCAAACGCGAATGATTCCTTGCCGCGTGCAAGTCGAAAACCCGCTTCATGTGCAGCGGATTACGGACGATGGGCATGTCGATACTTTGGATGAAGTGCCGACGTTGATGGTCGGGATGTACGTGCAAGTCGATGTGCATGTGAATCCACGTTCGCCTTTGGTTTCCGTTCCTGTGTCGGCCATTTATCCCGGAAATCGGTTGTGGGTTGTCAAAGACGACAAGCTACAGCGTCGAGAGATATCAGTGGCGGTTTCTGACGACGAGACGGCACTTGTCTACGCAGGTGAAGGACGTATTCAACCAGGCGAAATGGTCGTTGTGTCACCACTTGCTTCACCATTTGACGGCGCGAAAGTCGAGGTAGTCGAGTAACTATGCACGGCATCGTTCGCTGGGCGATTAACAACACGCCCGCCATGAATATCTTGATGCTCGCCGCGATTATCGTCGGGGGCTACTCCCTTTCGAGCATGAAGCGCGAGACGTTTCCTGACTTCGATCTGGACATGATCCTCGTTCAGGTGCCCTATCCCGGAGCGGCTCCGCAAGAGGTAGAAGAAGGCATTTGCCAGAAGATCGAGGAAGCCGTTCGATCGTTGGAAGGAATCAAAAAAGTTACTTCCGTCGCGGCCGAAGGTGTGGGAAGTATCGTCATTGAATTGCAGACGTCGGTGACCAATCCAGATCGCGTGCTGGATGAAGTCCGCTCCGAGATCGATCGAATTCCGAGTTTCCCCGAAGAATCGGAAGACCCGGAAGTCCGCCGTGTCACAACACGTCGTCCAGCCATTCGTGTCGGCGTGATTGGCCCAGAGTTTGATACCGAAGAAGCCCAACTGCAGTTGCGTTCGGTTGCTGAAAAGGTGCGTGACGAGCTGTTGCAGCTCGAAGGGGTTTCACAGGTCGATTTCATCAACAATCGTGAATACCAGATCGATGTTGAAATGGACGAGTCCGTGCTGCGTTCTCATGGACTGACACTGGGAACGGTCGCTGAAATTATTCGCCGTGAAAATC is a window of Bremerella sp. TYQ1 DNA encoding:
- a CDS encoding efflux RND transporter periplasmic adaptor subunit; amino-acid sequence: MSKYTSILKLALKSLISLCLVAGGVAAVVFLGQAKTESDQPPPEDIRLVELKAIEPHESGITFDVDGVVVPYREIQLAAEVDGRVIEKSDQLRVGRVVSAGEPIVLIDRRDYDLELERLQEDLDQAEGNIAELDVQIASAEGQIELAEQNLVIQTRSTDRIRSLVSRNATTESSLDDALRAELTAKTSLQTQRDQLALLKTSKSRLENARDRIRSEVAAAQLMLSRTTIKSPIDGVVVEDNVEQDSYLQKGTLICKIRDTSKLEIKCSLQAHEMKWLWESSTGSTETKKRGAYELPPTPVTVQYRIGNEVYVWDGKISRYDGGEIDQQTRMIPCRVQVENPLHVQRITDDGHVDTLDEVPTLMVGMYVQVDVHVNPRSPLVSVPVSAIYPGNRLWVVKDDKLQRREISVAVSDDETALVYAGEGRIQPGEMVVVSPLASPFDGAKVEVVE